In Ammospiza caudacuta isolate bAmmCau1 chromosome 30, bAmmCau1.pri, whole genome shotgun sequence, one DNA window encodes the following:
- the RAB25 gene encoding ras-related protein Rab-25: MGSAEEDYNFVFKVVLIGESGVGKTNLLSRFTRNEFNHDSRTTIGVEFSTRTILVGDAAVKAQIWDTAGLERYRAITSAYYRGAVGALVVFDITKHQTYDVVDRWLKELYDHAEASIVVMLVGNKTDLAQAREVPMEEAKMFADNNGLLFVETSALDSTNVEEAFETILKEIFHKVQKQKQRSSQSNTVSLASESPASTAPAQAERRPCCVAL, encoded by the exons ATGGGCAGCGCCGAGGAGGATTATAACTTTGTCTTCAAGG TTGTGCTGATTGGTGAGTCAGGGGTGGGCAAGACAAACCTGCTGTCTCGTTTCACCCGCAACGAGTTCAACCACGACAGCCGCACCACCATCGGCGTGGAGTTCTCCACGCGCACCATCCTGGTGGGAGACGCCGCGGTCAAGGCTCAGATCTGGGACACGGCGGGGCTGGAGCGCTACCGCGCCATCACCTCGGC GTATTACCggggggctgtgggtgctctggTGGTGTTTGATATCACCAAGCACCAGACGTACGATGTGGTGGATCGCTGGCTGAAGGAGCTCTACGACCATGCTGAGGCCAGCATCGTTGTCATGCTGGTGGGGAACAAGACCGACCTCGCACAGGCTCGAGAGGTGCCCATGGAGGAGGCCAAAATGTTTGCAG ACAACAACGGGCTGCTGTTTGTGGAGACCTCGGCGCTGGACTCCACCAATGTTGAGGAAGCATTCGAGACCATCCTGAAGG AAATCTTCCACAAAGtgcagaagcagaagcagaggagcagccaaAGCAACACGGTGTCACTTGCCAGTGAGAGCCCTGcgagcacagccccagcacaggcagagaggCGCCCGTGCTGCGTGGCCCTCTGA